In Zingiber officinale cultivar Zhangliang chromosome 6A, Zo_v1.1, whole genome shotgun sequence, a single genomic region encodes these proteins:
- the LOC121996461 gene encoding uncharacterized protein LOC121996461 isoform X1, which produces MAYCDDDFALLSDEAQSQPQPPFATHRYVSSKPPVITHHHHHHLASIPIPIDKQAVVDGSSVDEHEGYGEAFAHTDVSHHCFPDNATDPFAPQQHPAAEEVDGDEDGGAENNPENKGASISASHRNLHQQQQMPHHILPKRKDRDALSDGESPYCHNINAAANKKSKSMPSSGDYRKDREEWSDTAIGSLLDAYAEKFVQLSRGNLRGRDWEDVATIVSERCNRQKAAKSVEQCKNKIDNLKKRYKVECQRLSSSGLPGSHWTWFKKMEQLVGSSSSSKAVIDDDKSVSLCGPATVSKPMKRCPVSVTGPVSVNNNSKMKVLPSPRWKRVILKISGMALSGGTQNVDPKIVMLIAKEIAIANGSGMEVAVVVGGRNFFCGDTWMAATGVDRATTFQIRMMASLMNSIMLQASLEKIGIEARLHSTLMMQDIAEPYIRRRAIRHLEKGKVVIFGGAGAETGNPLISTDTAAVLKASEIHADAVLKGIPTDEFYNFQSTNSSGSSFEHISFREFMSRGFTAVDIAALNFCEDNNIPVILFSLSEPGNLSKAFCGDQVGILIDQSGRING; this is translated from the exons ATGGCATATTGCGACGATGACTTCGCCCTCCTCAGTGACGAAGCCCAGTCGCAGCCACAGCCGCCGTTCGCCACCCACCGCTACGTCTCCTCCAAGCCACCGGTTATcacccaccaccaccaccaccacctcgCTTCCATCCCGATCCCCATAGACAAGCAGGCGGTCGTCGACGGCTCTAGCGTCGACGAACATGAGGGATACGGCGAGGCCTTCGCCCATACGGACGTCTCTCACCACTGCTTCCCCGACAATGCCACCGACCCGTTCGCCCCTCAGCAGCATCCTGCCGCGGAGGAAGTCGATGGCGACGAGGATGGAGGAGCCGAGAATAACCCAGAAAACAAGGGGGCTTCGATATCTGCTTCCCACCGCAATCTACACCAGCAGCAGCAGATGCCACATCATATCCTGCCCAAGCGTAAGGATCGCGACGCCTTGAGCGACGGCGAATCGCCTTACTGCCACAATATCAACGCAGCTGCGAACAAGAAGTCGAAGTCAATGCCATCGTCGGGAGACTACCGGAAGGATCGAGAGGAGTGGAGCGACACGGCCATCGGCTCCCTCCTCGACGCCTACGCGGAGAAATTCGTGCAGCTCAGCCGGGGTAACCTGCGGGGAAGGGACTGGGAAGACGTAGCCACTATTGTTAGCGAGCGTTGCAACAGGCAGAAGGCTGCAAAGAGCGTGGAGCAATGCAAGAACAAAATTGACAACCTCAAGAAGCGATACAAGGTCGAGTGTCAGCGGCTCAGCAGCAGTGGCCTCCCTGGTAGCCACTGGACATGGTTTAAAAAGATGGAGCAGCTCGTTGGCTCATCATCCTCGTCAAAGGCTGTTATCGACGATGATAAATCCGTTTCTCTTTGTGGTCCTGCAACAGTCTCGAAACCCATGAAaag ATGTCCTGTTTCTGTAACTGGACCTGTGAGTGTAAataacaattcaaagatgaaaGTATTGCCAAGCCCACGGTGGAAGAGAGTTATCTTAAAGATTAGTGGCATGGCATTATCTGGAGGTACTCAGAATGTCGACCCTAAG ATAGTGATGCTAATCGCCAAGGAAATCGCAATTGCTAATGGTTCTGGCATGGAG GTGGCCGTCGTTGTTGGAGGTCGAAATTTCTTTTGTGGTGATACTTGGATGGCTGCAACTGGAGTTGATAGGGCCACAACTTTTCAGATAAG AATGATGGCATCATTGATGAATTCTATAATGCTCCAAGCTTCTCTAGAGAAGATTGGTATCGAGGCACGCTTACATTCTACCTTAATGATGCAAGATATTGCCGAACCGTATATACGACGACGTGCTATTCGTCATCTTGAAAAAGGCAAAGTTGTTATTTTTGGAGGAGCTGGTGCTGAGACAGGAAATCCACTCATTAGCACTGATACTGCAGCTGTCTTGAAGGCCTCTGAGA TTCATGCAGATGCCGTCCTCAAAGGCATTCCTACAGATGAGTTCTACAATTTTCAGTCAACAAACAGCAGTGGCAGTTCATTTGAGCACATTTCCTTCAGAGAATTCATGTCAAGAGGGTTTACTGCAGTGGACATAGCTGCACTAAATTTTTGCGAAGACAACAACATTCCTG TTATTCTCTTTAGTTTATCAGAACCAGGCAATCTATCAAAGGCATTTTGTGGAGACCAAGTAGGTATACTGATCGACCAATCAGGGAGGATTAACGGATAA
- the LOC121996461 gene encoding uncharacterized protein LOC121996461 isoform X2, with the protein MAYCDDDFALLSDEAQSQPQPPFATHRYVSSKPPVITHHHHHHLASIPIPIDKQAVVDGSSVDEHEGYGEAFAHTDVSHHCFPDNATDPFAPQQHPAAEEVDGDEDGGAENNPENKGASISASHRNLHQQQQMPHHILPKRKDRDALSDGESPYCHNINAAANKKSKSMPSSGDYRKDREEWSDTAIGSLLDAYAEKFVQLSRGNLRGRDWEDVATIVSERCNRQKAAKSVEQCKNKIDNLKKRYKVECQRLSSSGLPGSHWTWFKKMEQLVGSSSSSKAVIDDDKSVSLCGPATVSKPMKRCPVSVTGPVSVNNNSKMKVLPSPRWKRVILKISGMALSGGTQNVDPKIVMLIAKEIAIANGSGMEVAVVVGGRNFFCGDTWMAATGVDRATTFQIRMMASLMNSIMLQASLEKIGIEARLHSTLMMQDIAEPYIRRRAIRHLEKGKVVIFGGAGAETGNPLISTDTAAVLKASENAVLKGIPTDEFYNFQSTNSSGSSFEHISFREFMSRGFTAVDIAALNFCEDNNIPVILFSLSEPGNLSKAFCGDQVGILIDQSGRING; encoded by the exons ATGGCATATTGCGACGATGACTTCGCCCTCCTCAGTGACGAAGCCCAGTCGCAGCCACAGCCGCCGTTCGCCACCCACCGCTACGTCTCCTCCAAGCCACCGGTTATcacccaccaccaccaccaccacctcgCTTCCATCCCGATCCCCATAGACAAGCAGGCGGTCGTCGACGGCTCTAGCGTCGACGAACATGAGGGATACGGCGAGGCCTTCGCCCATACGGACGTCTCTCACCACTGCTTCCCCGACAATGCCACCGACCCGTTCGCCCCTCAGCAGCATCCTGCCGCGGAGGAAGTCGATGGCGACGAGGATGGAGGAGCCGAGAATAACCCAGAAAACAAGGGGGCTTCGATATCTGCTTCCCACCGCAATCTACACCAGCAGCAGCAGATGCCACATCATATCCTGCCCAAGCGTAAGGATCGCGACGCCTTGAGCGACGGCGAATCGCCTTACTGCCACAATATCAACGCAGCTGCGAACAAGAAGTCGAAGTCAATGCCATCGTCGGGAGACTACCGGAAGGATCGAGAGGAGTGGAGCGACACGGCCATCGGCTCCCTCCTCGACGCCTACGCGGAGAAATTCGTGCAGCTCAGCCGGGGTAACCTGCGGGGAAGGGACTGGGAAGACGTAGCCACTATTGTTAGCGAGCGTTGCAACAGGCAGAAGGCTGCAAAGAGCGTGGAGCAATGCAAGAACAAAATTGACAACCTCAAGAAGCGATACAAGGTCGAGTGTCAGCGGCTCAGCAGCAGTGGCCTCCCTGGTAGCCACTGGACATGGTTTAAAAAGATGGAGCAGCTCGTTGGCTCATCATCCTCGTCAAAGGCTGTTATCGACGATGATAAATCCGTTTCTCTTTGTGGTCCTGCAACAGTCTCGAAACCCATGAAaag ATGTCCTGTTTCTGTAACTGGACCTGTGAGTGTAAataacaattcaaagatgaaaGTATTGCCAAGCCCACGGTGGAAGAGAGTTATCTTAAAGATTAGTGGCATGGCATTATCTGGAGGTACTCAGAATGTCGACCCTAAG ATAGTGATGCTAATCGCCAAGGAAATCGCAATTGCTAATGGTTCTGGCATGGAG GTGGCCGTCGTTGTTGGAGGTCGAAATTTCTTTTGTGGTGATACTTGGATGGCTGCAACTGGAGTTGATAGGGCCACAACTTTTCAGATAAG AATGATGGCATCATTGATGAATTCTATAATGCTCCAAGCTTCTCTAGAGAAGATTGGTATCGAGGCACGCTTACATTCTACCTTAATGATGCAAGATATTGCCGAACCGTATATACGACGACGTGCTATTCGTCATCTTGAAAAAGGCAAAGTTGTTATTTTTGGAGGAGCTGGTGCTGAGACAGGAAATCCACTCATTAGCACTGATACTGCAGCTGTCTTGAAGGCCTCTGAGA ATGCCGTCCTCAAAGGCATTCCTACAGATGAGTTCTACAATTTTCAGTCAACAAACAGCAGTGGCAGTTCATTTGAGCACATTTCCTTCAGAGAATTCATGTCAAGAGGGTTTACTGCAGTGGACATAGCTGCACTAAATTTTTGCGAAGACAACAACATTCCTG TTATTCTCTTTAGTTTATCAGAACCAGGCAATCTATCAAAGGCATTTTGTGGAGACCAAGTAGGTATACTGATCGACCAATCAGGGAGGATTAACGGATAA